GGGGCCCTGCCCGCGCACCCCGCCTGCAGAcgggcagctgctcctgcccagcgcGGGGAGCAGATGCCCGATGGACAGGGGAGCCGTGGGCACGGGGCAGTCCCAGGGCTGGCTGCGCGGTGAGGACAGCCACCGCCGCTTGTGCCCTGCAAGCGCCTCTCCCGCCCGTAACGCagccgccgctcccggcgccCGTGCGCCGGGGCCGCCACCCGTGTGCCCAGCCCCGCAGGCCGTCGGCATAGCCAGTCCCCGTGGCTCTGCCCTTCCTGTACCTTCCTGTGACCCCCCACGCTCCCCATGGCCGCATCCTGTCTGCAGCCGAGATTTCACGGCTTGTGGCCCCCGTGGTCATGCCACACCGTGAGTGTTTTggtgcagcagagcccagccccagctgttAGCCAGCGGGGTAAACGGTTTTGGCACGCTTGGCACTGGAGTTAATCCaacttcctccctccctcctccagaCCCGCTACGGCCACAGCCGTGGGACACCCCACAATTGGTGCCAGGGCTCCATGGGACCCCCACGCCACCGCACTCACCCAAGCCACCCCAGGGCAGCAACACTTCATCCTTGTGGCCGATGCGGCTGGGTCATGCCGGGGCGGTGAGGGGAGCGGGCAGCAGGTGCAGTGGGGTGTCGGGGCAGCTCAGTGCCCGGGCAGGGTGCCCCGGCACCCCATGGCTGCCGTCAGCAGCACGCGACACGTGGTGAGTGAGCGCCAACCCTCCCCAGACAGGCTTTTACGCCCAACCGCAGCAGGAGGAAATGCTTTTTTGGATATGAGTCCAGGGGGTAAGAAACCACATGACGGGAGTGCTGGGCGCGGGAGGGACTTGCACTGCCTCGCCGCGGGCCCGGCCACCGCCCTCCCTTGCCCGTTGGCACAGACCCACGGTAGCGGGGGGAGGCAGGGTGTGGGGGGGAGCAGTGCTGACCCCCCACCCCAGGGATCCATCCCCAGCCCGAGCTCCAGGACGGGAGGCTGGAACTGGCCACAGCCCCCTCTTTGTCTGTCCCGGTGGGGCTCCCTCAGCCGTGCAGCACCCACCCGGTGCTCCCCAGCCTTGGGTGCCGCTGAAGCCAAAGGAGAGGCGAGGCGGGCATGAGCGTGCACCAGCTGGGTTTATTGCTCAGCTGGGACGTGGAGTGCAGCCTGGCATGgggggggcagccggggctctgGCCACCGCCATGTCCCACCGTGGCTCCCACACTCCGGCCCCAGGTGCTGCCATCCACTGCCACCCCTCAGGGCAAACCTGCCTCAGCCCTGCACCATCCTCTcctgccaccagccccagcctcctCCCTGCACTGTCCACAGCATCGTGCCACCGGCACCGCGTCCCTCTCAGCACCTTCCCCACTCACCACTGCCAACATCATCATCCCTTCCTCACCTGCAGGAGCTGACCCAGAgcctcccacagccccccacagTTCCAGGGCCCCCTGCCCGACAACTCTCACGTCTGTGGACAAGGGTTCAGCACAAGCCACGTGCCATGTCCAGCCCCGCACCGCCATGCCCAGGACACATCCTCGCCAAGGGGACTGGTCTGCATCCCCATCCATGTCCCCGTCAGCGTGGCATCCCAGTGCCCGCTCTGCCCGGCCCCGGCATTACGCTACGGTTAGAAGCAGGAGAAGCTCCTTGGTACATCCATGCATCTGTCCTTTCCACGCCAGCGGCTCTCAGACCTCCCTGCAAGACACAGAGTGGGGAGAGATGCCCTCAGCACTGGGACTCGGCCCCTGGGAAGCCCCTGGAAGGGCTGGGGCATCCCCCGGCAGCAGGCGGTGTGTGCTTACGAGGCCGTCAGCGTGGAGTTGAGCAGCAGCGTGGTCCGGATCCGGTACAGCTGCGCCAGTGTCAGCTTGCGGTGCTGTGCCGACTGTGGGTCCGAGAGGGTCCGGCGGGCAGGAGCCGGGGGGTCGCGCCTGAGCTCCCCTGGGAGGGATGCCGGGCTCTCCACTGGCTCCTCTGGCTCTGAGAGCTCTGATGtggagctgccactgctgccggGGGCAGCCAGAGGTGCGGGGTCTTGGCTAGTCCGGGGGGAACCAGCACAAAGGTCGGAGAGGCTGCGGCTTTGGCTTAGGGGGCCTGGGGAAGTGGGGGAGAGGAGTTGGGGCAAGCTGGCCTCCGACTTGGACTTAAGCGCCCtggccgggcagggcaggagctgcacgGGGGTCCGGCGGCGCAGCCGGGGCGAGGCAGGCCGTGGAGCCGGAGGGGCCGGGGAgggctcctgcccctcctcGGCTGTCCCCTCTGGCTGCTGGCCGAAGTCCCGCAGGGAGGCAGGTGAGAGCGTGCCATAGGCGCTGTCGATGGAGGACGAGCGGCAGCCGCTGCCTGGGGAGGCCACGCCTTGGGGCAGGGGAACAGGCAAGGCgcctgcaggcagctcctggatGGGGGTCTCTGCGGAGGTGGGGGTCTCGGCAGAGGTGCCAGTGCCGATGGaggtgctggtgctgatggAGGAGCCGTCTGAGGTTGAGCTGAAGGGTTCTGCGTCCCAGTCTGGGGAGGAGAGCTCGTCGCCACCGTCTGCTGCCACCATGGCGAGCGTCTCAGTGGAGCCGTCGGAGGGGCTGTGGAGGCAAGAAGATGAGGAGGGGCCTGTGCCAGGCTGAGGGTGTGCAGGTccccccctcctgctccctACCACTGCTGTGAGtctgggctggtgctgctgtggcgCAGGATGGTAGGTGAACTGGCAGCTGAGGTGCCACTCTCACcgtcctccccctcctcctcctcctcctcctcctcctcctccatgcGCCGGCGCTGCCGCAGCCGCTGCAGCAGGTTCTGGGAAGGGGAAGGCATCAGTGAGGAATGGGGTGTGCACGGGGCACCCACGGGTCCTCCACCCACCCATGTGCCCTCACCTGGGCATTGCGCACTGCCTCGACCCAGCTGCGGCACAACTGCCCACTGGTCTGGAAGGTGTAGGCGGCCACAGCGCTCCCCAGCTCGTTCAGGtagatgaggaggaaggagcctGTGGGCAGGGGCTGTCAGCAGTGTCCAGGGACCTCCCTGTAGTCCCCTTTGCCCCCAGTGCTGCTCACCCGGGTCCCTGAGCTCCCGGCAAATGACTCTGTCCACCAGCAAGGGCTGCCGGATCACCTTGGTGCGCTCAGCCTTCTTGAAGGGCTTGGTGATGAGGAAGAGGTCGGTGAAGAGGAAGCAGTAGACGTCCATCTGGGGGGGAGAGTGGGGCCATGGGCACCAGTCAGTGCAGTGAGTGAGGCCAGGTGGGCAGGGGCCGGGGCCGAGAcctccctgttccctgcagtCCTCACCTTGCTGTCTTTACCTTCCCGCATCCTCAGGCTGCCCTCGAGGAGGAGCTGCCGGGTGTCCTCCGGGGAGGTGCCGGGGATGGGGGCCGTCAGGTCCAGCCGCAGGAACTCCTTAAGCAGCTGCCAGGAGCCCCCGGTGTCAGCATGGGGTGCATGGGGTTACATGGCATAGGTAGTATGGCATGACATAGCATGGGGTAGCTTGGCATGAAGTGACATAGGGTGGCACAGCAGGGTGACTTAGCAGTGTGGCAGAGGGTGGCATTGagtggcatggcatggcatggcatgagACAGCAGCTCCACCATGTCCACCCTACCTTGTCCACCTCGTCTGTGCTGCCCTCCACCACCTCATAGGCGTCGATGCGGCTGAGGATGGCATCCAGGCGCTGCCGCTCCTGCCGCTGGCGCATCCGCGAGTTGACATCGTTGATGAAGCGCTCCACAGAGCTGATCTGTGCCAGGACTGGTGGTGGGTTTGACGGGCCAGGGGCCACTGACCCTGCTGCCCACTCCCCTGATCCCTTACCATGGTGGTGATGGCGTCACGGGCGCGTGGGTCATCCGTCTTCTTCAGGATAGACTTGAGAAGCAGCGGGTACTTGGTGAGGCGCTGGTGAGGCTTCACCAGCATGTCGCTCAGCTTCAGGCGGCTGCACTGCTCCTGCTTCTCGGCCCACTGCGGCATGCAGGCGTTAGGactggcacagccccggccccggcgccggcccctgccctccccttaCCGTCACATAGGTGCGGAAGAGCTCGCTGTCCCGCAGCAGCGCCCGCATGTACTCCATGCAGCCCTCCTCCTCCATGCAATACCGCACATAGGGCTTGAAGAGGGACCCGAACTGGGGGGCACAAGGGGGTCACCATGCAGCGCACAGCATGGCATGGCTCCCCACCATGGCATGGTGTCCCCACTCACCGTCTTGAAGCCATCAAGGAAGTCAGTGGGGTCAAGCAGTGCCCTGGTCTGTCGTGCCTTGGCCAGCACTGGGGCCATGACACTGCGCCACAGCTTGCAGTGCAGCCGGATGATCTCCCCAATGTTGCTGAAGAGCCGCTCAGCATCCACCTGTGGGGGTGaggtgggcagtgctggggaatggcaCCTCCACCCTGCGGCATGCTAAGGCTGAGGACCCATCCCCGAACATCCCtatctcctgcagccccctccacTCACCTCACAGAGCAGCCCTGACTCCTGCAGGTTCAccaggcaggagaggaagagCTGTAGGGGGAGAGTGGGGAGCCGgtgagctgcagccacagcccccagccccagcacggtGCAGTAGCTGCCAACACTCACATCAGTGATGACTTTGAGGTTCCGGATGTAGGTGGCCTCGgtgtgcagcagctcccagatgGCTTCCTGCTGGTGGCACTGCCGGCGTGACAGGGCCTGCCAGGCTGAGTGTCAGCGCTGTGCCGGGGCCTGGGCAGAGCCCCTGTGGCTCCCCAGGCCCTGTCCCTACCTCTGTGCCCTGGATGATCTGCTGCCAGCTGTCCTCCATTGTCAGCCCAGCCTCATCCCCGTCCTCCTCCCAGGAGTCGCGATCAAAGCGGAGCTGGGGCGGCAGCTTGGGCAGCCCGAAGGTGCTGTAGGCATGCAGCCTGTtcaccagctgctccagcttctCAGTCTCCTGGCCGAAAGtgggggacagagtggctgggtGGGGGCCAGTGGGCGTTTGCCACGGACCCCATCGCCCTGCCTGTGGAACTAGGGTCTCGAGCCCCAGGGAGacccatcccagctccccagcatAACCACAGGCAGTTCCCACACCCCCTCCCCATGCCTGCAGCCCACCTACCCGCCCGAAGGAGCCTGTGCTAGTGCCGGAGCCGAAGAAGCCGCTGAAGCGGCTGGCGGCGCGGTTCTTCCAGGTGTCAGTGCCATTGGTgggcagagagctgctgctgtgcagggctgcctcagggctggggatgctggtgtCCCCCAGGAACTCTGTTATGTTCTTTCTTCGCCGTCCCGGGGCCTGCAGCGGGGACAGCCAGTGTCCCCGGggtcagtgcccagcactgcagccacagcactgggatggggacagccagcatggctgACCTCGAGCACCgtgggacagacagacagacagcagcCCCGGGCAGTGGGGTCCCCCGGCCATGCTCCCCTGCCCGCACTGACCTGCCTACCTGCATCCCGGGGGTGCAGGGCCCCGGGGGTGCAGGACCCCGGGTGCTGCCTGACCAAGCCCGGCCGGCCATGGACAAGCGGCCCCAGCAGCGCGGGGGCTCAGGGCATCCCGAGGGTCGCAGCACCCGGCCGAGCCGCCCGTCCAGCCGTACTCCCGGCTCAGACCGCAgagccggggccgggcaggcTGTGGCCGGGCTCCTCCGAAACAAAAGGAGGTGGGGCCAGCGCCGAAAACCTAATTTCCCTCCTCGGCAGATAAGCTACCAGAGCTGAACAATTCACCGGCGGAGATCAAAGCCCCCCGGCTGGTCGCGAGAGCTGGGTCACGGCCAAGCGGCTCCCGCCGCCCCGAACACCGCTGTACCGGCTgctccctgtgtgtccctgggcCGTGCCGGGATGTGGTCGCTGCCATCTCCTCACCGTGGCACAAAGGGCAACAGGGCCGGGGCTCCGTGCCTGCCACCAAGCCCTGGCAAGTGGCTCGCTGTTGCCACCGCCGCCGGCACGGCCCCACACCCTGCCACGTCCCCAGACCCAGGCGGGAAGAGCTGCCGCGGGCACCATCCCCATTACTCACTGTGCTGCCGTATCTCCAGGCGCCCCGGCTGCCGCCAGCCCCATCGCTCCTGTGCCACTTAGGGCCCACCTGCCCCCAGGAAGGCAGTCGGGACGGAGACCCCCGCAAAGGTGGCTGGTTGCCCGcttgtcccctggccctgctAGAGCCTTGCCGCTCCCGCAGCCAGGCATCGTAGTGCTGGACACGGGCAGCCACTAGCCCTGGCCACGCAGCCAGTTTGCTGCCCTCAGGGCCTGCTGGCACAGGACCAAGCACTGTGTCCCCCTGGCCGGACCCTGCAGTGCTGTTCCCCGCGGCCTGGCACCCTGCTCCCACGGGACCGACGCCCAACCCGGTCCCACGCCTTATCTGGGGCCAGGGTCCACGgggcaggacagagctgtgctcagcagctgccagacgCCACAGTGAGAGGAGGGCCAGCGGCCAGGGCGAGTCCTGGGGCCAGGGCGAGTCCCAGGGCCGGGGGTGGCACCGAGTGGCAGCCGTTTCTGGGGCCCCCAGGGTTCCTGTTTGCCTTTGCTTTGGTGCCAGCCTGTACCTGGCACAGCCAAAGGGCTGGTGCCACTGCTTGAGCTGCTACACTACCATGGTGTAGCCAGCatagcacagcacagccagcaagGCTCAGCCAGGAAACAAAGGGGCTCTTGAGGACTCTAGGGGGATCTTCAGCCCATACCACACGAGACCATGGAGAAGACACCATGCTGCTGCCCCATGACCCATCTTCACCAGAAAGAACGGCTATGGGGGCATCACACATGCTGTCATCCCATCCCCAATTCCTCCCtccccagagctggcactggcacTCACCACGCTCTCAGTGCCCTCCCGGCGTCCTGGCAGTGGCTCCAGCACTGGCCCCAGgaatgcagcactgctggcagggTGCAGGATGGGCAGGCTGGCTGACCTGGCGTCCCGCACTGCCTGCTCCACCTTCAGCTCATCCCCGGGCTTGGCTGTGGGAGTATCAGGTTGTCAGTGTCCCCTGGGAGCTTTGGAGCAGCCAAGCCTCCCTCTGGGGCCCCGCAGCACCTTTCACCCGCAGGTAGTGTCCCCCGAAGCGATACGCCTCGAACTGCAGGGACAGTGGCGTGTGGGACTGGTCCAGGTAGATGTCCACCTTGCCCAGCTCGATCGCCTTCCTCTCGAAGACTGGCAGCAGCACTTCCCTGAAGGACATGAGCCCCACATTTGTCTTTACACCTGTACCCacactgtccctgtgcctgtcTCCAGTAGACTCACCCCAGCGACTTCTTCTTCACAGCTGGCACGATCTCTGCCTCGATGTCGATGCTGAGGTCGAACTTCAAGGTGAAGCACTCCTTGCTGGGGTCCTGGGGGGAGGTGGCAGCTGCTTGCCCAGgggtccctccctccctctctcccaccAGGGCCATGCTGCTGCCCTGCCGAGTGCCCCAGGGAGAGGAGCCTGTGCCTTACGTCCGTGTGCCTGCGCCAAGCCTTCTTCTTGGGCAGCTTCAGCGCTGAGCTCCTGCGCTccctgtgggcacagggagggaagggtGACGGGAATGCCgcgggctggggctgcacaggggctgtgcagggctgggggctcaccctctgctctctgccggaccctcctcctcctcctccacatcagaggcagggctggtgcGCGGGGGACAAGAGCGTGTCGACATGTTGCGGGCCAGGATAGAGCCTGCAAACGGGCATcgagctgggctgtggcagctcccccagccccgagCTGGCTCCCACTGCATCCCACTCCCGTCCCTGAGCTGCACCAGCCCCAAGCGCACTCCATCACTCCCATCCCTGTGCCGCAGCACTGCCGCAGAGCCGCGGGAGGAGCGGTGCCACAGCTCCGCGCCTGGCTCACCTTGCGGGGACAGGTCGAAGCGGATGTGGCCATCGAAGTGCATGGCGCCATGGAGGCTGCCGTCACAGAGCTCACACAGGCTGAGGGGGCCGCTGCGGCTCAGCTGCCGGCACTTTGCGTGGTGGCATTCCTGCGGGGACACGAGTCCATCAGGCAGGGCCTGCCCGCGGCTGCCAGCTGTGGCATGTTGACAGCAGGAATGGCCAGCACCACGAGCAGCAGGGTCCCCTGTCccatccccagctgcagccGGCACATTGTTCACAGGGAATGCTGGGGCCAGAGCGAGCGCAGGGAAAGCAGCATGAGCAGGACGTGGCCATGTGGCAGTGGGTGCTGTAGGAGCATGGGGATGACACAGGGGCTTCTGCACCACAGAGCCCCTCCCGGCTCCACTGCAATGAGCAGAGACCCTGGGACACCTGCACATGCTGAGGCTTGGACAAGGAGCTGAGGGACAGCTGCACCGTGGCACCAGCACCTCACCAGCGGCCCAGGAGGCCGCCCTGGCACCCCACAGCCCCTTTGTGCTGACGAGAGCCATGTCCCCGCGGCAGGACGGAGGAAGCGAGCGTCTGCAGCCAAACAATGCTCGAAGCCGGCGCGTTTCCTCCGATTGTGTGCGGCCACGGCCGCggccccagcccctccaggcaTTCACAGCAGGTTATTTTTAAACCCCCGGCCAGGCCCCCCAGCGCAGTGTACAGCTTGTGTTCCCTGGCCAATGCCCATCTCACTGGGGCTCCTACTGGCCCCACTCCTGGGGATTGTGGTGCCACCAGCCACCGCCAGCAAGTCCTGCTGCACCGCTGACACATGCCCGTCCCCGTGTGGGACCCCCATGGCCACCCTGCACGCGGAGGGGTGCGaagggctgctggcaggagccagccctgcccgggcTTGCCTGTAGTACACGCGCTGCTGCGGGGAGGAAGCGCCTGTGCAGCTCCAGCCGCCCCCACTTcctgccctccttcctcccGGCGCTGCTGAGGTCAGAGCTGACGTGCTCCCACCACCCGCGCGCTCTCCGAGGGGTCGTTGGCCCCTCTGCAGCACCCCCCGCCATCCACGAGTGACCTATCCCAGGCCTCGAGACAGCCTCAGCCCCAGGACACCCTGTACCACTCagccctcctcctcttccaccaTGTGTCCCACAGCGTTGCTGCCATTGTGGCCATCGTGACACCTGCATGTGGGAGTATGGCCGTGGGCTCCGGGCAGTGCCCGCAGCTGGTACTCATTCAGTGAGATCCCCTGGGACTCTGGGCAGCCGCCCCAGAGGGATGCGGGGCCCCTCATccaccctgtgccagcagctcatCCCTGGGCTCATGTTCGGGCTAATCCCCACAGGAGGGGCCAGGCGGGATGGCCAAACCCCTCTGCCCACCCCAGGAATCAGCTCCCGATCTGAGCCCCACCCCACTCCCCGCACACGGCAGCTCCCCCGCCCCTCAGCAGGTGCCTCACAAAGCAAGGGGGATCACGATCCTGCGCCGTGACACGGCAGGATGAGCCCCCAGCCTGACCAGACCCCCTCTCCCGCTACTTGCCAGGCACCATCAAGGGTCTGGTGACAGCAGCGGGGTGGCCTCAATTGCTCCCGGCAGTCCCAGCTGCACTCCTGGGCAGCTACAGCCCAGTGCCACgtgtgccccagcagcaccgGCCCTGCCACCCCGGCGTGCAAACAGAGCACCGCGGCACACCCCCGGTACGCCCGGGCCGTCCTGCCTGCTGCGCCGGAGACACCGCCCGTGGCCGCGCACAGCAACCGCGGGGACTCGCTGAGAGCTAGGGCGTGGGTCCGGCCCGGGCCCGCATACCCGGAGGGAGAGAGGGACCCTAAATCCGCCCTGGCTTCACGTTAGCGAGCAGGAGAACAGACGGACTGTAGTGGATTAGCCCAAATCACGGCAGCTCGGGGAAACGGGTAAGCCGCTGCCGTGCCGTTAAGGGCCAGCAGGaccctgacagcagcagggaatgCACACCCGGCACAGCAGGCCAGGGGCTGCCGACCAAGGCAGGGGCCTTTCAGGGAGCGGCAGGTTGGTCAGAGCCGTCCACTGCCCCTTCTCACCCCAAAgaccccaggcagcagctgcccggGGCTGCCGCCACCTCCCAGGACTCACCTTGGCCGCCCTCCTCTCTCCAGCGCAGTCGGGGTTCTGGCAGTGTAGCACTGTCTCCTCTTCGGGGCACGGCTCGGCTGTGGAGAGAGCTGGGTCAGTGCCTGGGTGCCCCACACCACGAATCCCGGGTTTCAGAGCTCGGCAAAGCACTCAGGCTCAGCCCGCTCCCGCCCACCCCACAGCTCATCCAGGGGAATGAAGCCCCGTGCCCAAGAGCCAGTGATGCATCCCCGCCGGGGAAACGCACTGTGTGCTCCGCAGTGACAGAATCCGGCAACTCCTGCTCAGCACCCCGGGATACAGGATGAGGACACGGacctgccccagctcccccGGGGCTGGCACggcctg
Above is a genomic segment from Corvus hawaiiensis isolate bCorHaw1 chromosome 22, bCorHaw1.pri.cur, whole genome shotgun sequence containing:
- the PLEKHG5 gene encoding pleckstrin homology domain-containing family G member 5 isoform X2; translated protein: MFLYWRKRGAYELEALPPGLAGLEYGAVERFSWSSSLDVSEELGAEPCPEEETVLHCQNPDCAGERRAAKECHHAKCRQLSRSGPLSLCELCDGSLHGAMHFDGHIRFDLSPQGSILARNMSTRSCPPRTSPASDVEEEEEGPAESRGERRSSALKLPKKKAWRRHTDDPSKECFTLKFDLSIDIEAEIVPAVKKKSLGEVLLPVFERKAIELGKVDIYLDQSHTPLSLQFEAYRFGGHYLRVKAKPGDELKVEQAVRDARSASLPILHPASSAAFLGPVLEPLPGRREGTESVAPGRRRKNITEFLGDTSIPSPEAALHSSSSLPTNGTDTWKNRAASRFSGFFGSGTSTGSFGRETEKLEQLVNRLHAYSTFGLPKLPPQLRFDRDSWEEDGDEAGLTMEDSWQQIIQGTEALSRRQCHQQEAIWELLHTEATYIRNLKVITDLFLSCLVNLQESGLLCEVDAERLFSNIGEIIRLHCKLWRSVMAPVLAKARQTRALLDPTDFLDGFKTFGSLFKPYVRYCMEEEGCMEYMRALLRDSELFRTYVTWAEKQEQCSRLKLSDMLVKPHQRLTKYPLLLKSILKKTDDPRARDAITTMISSVERFINDVNSRMRQRQERQRLDAILSRIDAYEVVEGSTDEVDKLLKEFLRLDLTAPIPGTSPEDTRQLLLEGSLRMREGKDSKMDVYCFLFTDLFLITKPFKKAERTKVIRQPLLVDRVICRELRDPGSFLLIYLNELGSAVAAYTFQTSGQLCRSWVEAVRNAQNLLQRLRQRRRMEEEEEEEEEEGEDGESGTSAASSPTILRHSSTSPDSQQCPSDGSTETLAMVAADGGDELSSPDWDAEPFSSTSDGSSISTSTSIGTGTSAETPTSAETPIQELPAGALPVPLPQGVASPGSGCRSSSIDSAYGTLSPASLRDFGQQPEGTAEEGQEPSPAPPAPRPASPRLRRRTPVQLLPCPARALKSKSEASLPQLLSPTSPGPLSQSRSLSDLCAGSPRTSQDPAPLAAPGSSGSSTSELSEPEEPVESPASLPGELRRDPPAPARRTLSDPQSAQHRKLTLAQLYRIRTTLLLNSTLTASEV
- the PLEKHG5 gene encoding pleckstrin homology domain-containing family G member 5 isoform X1; this translates as MFLYWRKRGAYELEALPPGLAGLEYGAVERFSWSSSLDVSEELGAEPCPEEETVLHCQNPDCAGERRAAKECHHAKCRQLSRSGPLSLCELCDGSLHGAMHFDGHIRFDLSPQGSILARNMSTRSCPPRTSPASDVEEEEEGPAESRGERRSSALKLPKKKAWRRHTDDPSKECFTLKFDLSIDIEAEIVPAVKKKSLGEVLLPVFERKAIELGKVDIYLDQSHTPLSLQFEAYRFGGHYLRVKAKPGDELKVEQAVRDARSASLPILHPASSAAFLGPVLEPLPGRREGTESVVGPKWHRSDGAGGSRGAWRYGSTAPGRRRKNITEFLGDTSIPSPEAALHSSSSLPTNGTDTWKNRAASRFSGFFGSGTSTGSFGRETEKLEQLVNRLHAYSTFGLPKLPPQLRFDRDSWEEDGDEAGLTMEDSWQQIIQGTEALSRRQCHQQEAIWELLHTEATYIRNLKVITDLFLSCLVNLQESGLLCEVDAERLFSNIGEIIRLHCKLWRSVMAPVLAKARQTRALLDPTDFLDGFKTFGSLFKPYVRYCMEEEGCMEYMRALLRDSELFRTYVTWAEKQEQCSRLKLSDMLVKPHQRLTKYPLLLKSILKKTDDPRARDAITTMISSVERFINDVNSRMRQRQERQRLDAILSRIDAYEVVEGSTDEVDKLLKEFLRLDLTAPIPGTSPEDTRQLLLEGSLRMREGKDSKMDVYCFLFTDLFLITKPFKKAERTKVIRQPLLVDRVICRELRDPGSFLLIYLNELGSAVAAYTFQTSGQLCRSWVEAVRNAQNLLQRLRQRRRMEEEEEEEEEEGEDGESGTSAASSPTILRHSSTSPDSQQCPSDGSTETLAMVAADGGDELSSPDWDAEPFSSTSDGSSISTSTSIGTGTSAETPTSAETPIQELPAGALPVPLPQGVASPGSGCRSSSIDSAYGTLSPASLRDFGQQPEGTAEEGQEPSPAPPAPRPASPRLRRRTPVQLLPCPARALKSKSEASLPQLLSPTSPGPLSQSRSLSDLCAGSPRTSQDPAPLAAPGSSGSSTSELSEPEEPVESPASLPGELRRDPPAPARRTLSDPQSAQHRKLTLAQLYRIRTTLLLNSTLTASEV
- the PLEKHG5 gene encoding pleckstrin homology domain-containing family G member 5 isoform X3, which codes for MHFDGHIRFDLSPQGSILARNMSTRSCPPRTSPASDVEEEEEGPAESRGERRSSALKLPKKKAWRRHTDDPSKECFTLKFDLSIDIEAEIVPAVKKKSLGEVLLPVFERKAIELGKVDIYLDQSHTPLSLQFEAYRFGGHYLRVKAKPGDELKVEQAVRDARSASLPILHPASSAAFLGPVLEPLPGRREGTESVVGPKWHRSDGAGGSRGAWRYGSTAPGRRRKNITEFLGDTSIPSPEAALHSSSSLPTNGTDTWKNRAASRFSGFFGSGTSTGSFGRETEKLEQLVNRLHAYSTFGLPKLPPQLRFDRDSWEEDGDEAGLTMEDSWQQIIQGTEALSRRQCHQQEAIWELLHTEATYIRNLKVITDLFLSCLVNLQESGLLCEVDAERLFSNIGEIIRLHCKLWRSVMAPVLAKARQTRALLDPTDFLDGFKTFGSLFKPYVRYCMEEEGCMEYMRALLRDSELFRTYVTWAEKQEQCSRLKLSDMLVKPHQRLTKYPLLLKSILKKTDDPRARDAITTMISSVERFINDVNSRMRQRQERQRLDAILSRIDAYEVVEGSTDEVDKLLKEFLRLDLTAPIPGTSPEDTRQLLLEGSLRMREGKDSKMDVYCFLFTDLFLITKPFKKAERTKVIRQPLLVDRVICRELRDPGSFLLIYLNELGSAVAAYTFQTSGQLCRSWVEAVRNAQNLLQRLRQRRRMEEEEEEEEEEGEDGESGTSAASSPTILRHSSTSPDSQQCPSDGSTETLAMVAADGGDELSSPDWDAEPFSSTSDGSSISTSTSIGTGTSAETPTSAETPIQELPAGALPVPLPQGVASPGSGCRSSSIDSAYGTLSPASLRDFGQQPEGTAEEGQEPSPAPPAPRPASPRLRRRTPVQLLPCPARALKSKSEASLPQLLSPTSPGPLSQSRSLSDLCAGSPRTSQDPAPLAAPGSSGSSTSELSEPEEPVESPASLPGELRRDPPAPARRTLSDPQSAQHRKLTLAQLYRIRTTLLLNSTLTASEV